In Nocardia sp. XZ_19_385, the sequence GAGGGAGTGATGGAGCTGTTGCTCATCAATCACCCCCTGGACTGCCCCGTCTGCGACAAGGGCGGCGAATGCCCGCTGCAGAACCAGGCGATGTCCTCCGGGCGGCCGGAATCCCGGTTCGAGGGCGTGAAACGCATCTATCCCAAGCCGATTCCGCTGTCCACGGCGGTGCTGCTGGACCGGGAACGCTGCGTGCTCTGCGCCCGCTGCACCCGGTTCTCCCAGCAGGTGGCCGGTGACCCGTTCATCGAACTGATGGATCGCGGTGCGCTGCAACAGGTCGGCACCGCGCAGGCCGAACCGCTGGACTCCTACTTCTCCGGCAACACCGTGCAGATCTGCCCGGTCGGCGCGCTCACCGGGACCAGCTACCGATTCCGGGCCCGCCCGTTCGACCTGGTTTCCAGCCCCAGCGTGTGTGAGCACTGCGCCTCCGGTTGCGCCCAGCGCACCGACCATCGGCGCGGAAAAGTGCTGCGCCGCTTGGCCGGTGACGATCCGCAGGTCAACGAGGAATGGAACTGCGATAAGGGCCGCTGGGCATTCGCCTACGCCACCGAGCGCGACCGCATCACCACTCCGCTGGTGCGCGGCTGGGACGGCACGTTGCATCCTGCCTCCTGGTCGGAGGCCCTGGCGGCCGCCGCGGGCGGATTGGCCGCGGCCTTCGGGAACGCGGGCGTGCTGGTGGGCGGCCGGGTCACCGAGGAAGACGCCTACGCCTACAGCAAGTTCACCCGAATCGCGCTGGGCAGCAACGACATCGACTTCCGCACCCGGGTGCACTCGGCCGAGGAGGCGGACTTCCTCGCGGCCTGTGTCGCCGGGCAGGGTGTCACCGTCGATTACGACAGCCTGGAACGCGCGCCGATCGTGTTGCTCGCCGGTTTCGAACCGGAAGAGGAGTCGCCGATCATCTACCTGCGTCTGCGCAAGGCGGCCCGCAAGCGCGGTTCGGCGGTCTACTCGCTCGCGCCGTACGCCTCGCGCGGCCTGGAGCGCATGTCCGGCACCCTCCTGCCAACCGTGCCCGGCGCGGAACCCCATGTGCTGGAGGCACTTCGAACCGGCGCCGCCGAGATCGCCGACAATGCCGCCCGCCTGCTGCGCCAGCCCGGCGCGGTGATCCTGGTCGGCGAACGGCTCGCCGGTATCCCCGGCGCGCTCTCGGCCGCGGTGCACCTCGCCGAGGAAACCGGGGCCGCTCTGGCCTGGGTGCCTCGTCGCGCCGGGGAACGCGGCGCGATCGAATCCGGCGCCCTGCCGGGTCTGCTCCCGGGCGGTCGTCCGGTCGCCGATCCCGCTGCGCGTCAGCAGGTTCGGTCCGCGTGGAATGTCGGCGAGCTGCCCGCGACCCCGGGCCGCGACACCGCGGGCATCCTGGACGCGGCTTCGGGCCTGGGCGCACTGGTCATCGGTGGCGTCGACATCACCGATCTCCCCGATCCCAGCGCCGCGCTCGCCGCCATCGACGCCGCCCGCTTCGTGGTCAGCCTGGAACTGCGGCACAGCCCGGTCACCGACCGGGCCGACGTCGTCTTCCCGGTCGCCACCGCGATGGAGAAGACCGGCACCTTCCGCACCTGGGAGGGCAGGCCGCGCCGCTTCGAAGCCGCGCTCGGCGACTCGATGGTGACCCGCACCGCCGCACCGCTGTCCGACGGACGCGTACTGCACGCCATCGCCGACGAAATGCGCGTCCAGCTCGCGCTCCCGGACGCCGCGGCGGCCCGCGCCG encodes:
- a CDS encoding NADH-quinone oxidoreductase subunit G, whose translation is MTSTVSSNESGLLPADLVTLTIDGTSISVPPGTLVIRAAELIGIQIPRFCDHPLLEPVGACRQCIVEVEGQRKPVASCTQTVAEGMVVRTQLTSEVADKAQEGVMELLLINHPLDCPVCDKGGECPLQNQAMSSGRPESRFEGVKRIYPKPIPLSTAVLLDRERCVLCARCTRFSQQVAGDPFIELMDRGALQQVGTAQAEPLDSYFSGNTVQICPVGALTGTSYRFRARPFDLVSSPSVCEHCASGCAQRTDHRRGKVLRRLAGDDPQVNEEWNCDKGRWAFAYATERDRITTPLVRGWDGTLHPASWSEALAAAAGGLAAAFGNAGVLVGGRVTEEDAYAYSKFTRIALGSNDIDFRTRVHSAEEADFLAACVAGQGVTVDYDSLERAPIVLLAGFEPEEESPIIYLRLRKAARKRGSAVYSLAPYASRGLERMSGTLLPTVPGAEPHVLEALRTGAAEIADNAARLLRQPGAVILVGERLAGIPGALSAAVHLAEETGAALAWVPRRAGERGAIESGALPGLLPGGRPVADPAARQQVRSAWNVGELPATPGRDTAGILDAASGLGALVIGGVDITDLPDPSAALAAIDAARFVVSLELRHSPVTDRADVVFPVATAMEKTGTFRTWEGRPRRFEAALGDSMVTRTAAPLSDGRVLHAIADEMRVQLALPDAAAARAELAELGIWDGQPLPAPAHRPHPVTQPTAGTAVLASWHMLLDQGRMQDGEPNLAGIARPAVVRLSAATAAEIGAAQDDPVTVGTQRGLVTLPLMITEMPDRVVWLPQNSPGCSITEQLATAPGGVVEIRRADESTKGRRSE